The bacterium DNA segment CAAGTAAGAGAGATATGAAGAAATCTATATTTTTATTGATACCGTTTTTTTGTGGTAAGCTTACATGTATGGAAGAGGCGGCGCTCACTGTTATACCTGCGGGAAAGTACAATAATACTATTATTGCTACGTTGGATGATTTAAAAAATGTTGCTCATGCTGATGATTTTGGCGGAAAATGGAATAATGAAGAACATGTTAACAGAGTAAAAAGTATAGAAGTTGAGCCTTCGGCGGTGGTAGATTATCTGTTCTCTCTTGATCAAAAAAGAGTCATCAATCAAAATAATAATGCAAATGAGTTGCAAAAACAGAAGGCATCGATGCTTTTGACCAAAATGATGCAAAACAATCCTGAATTATACCATCAATATATGCTTGAACTTATGAAAGAGATGAATACTAATTTCACCAATAATAACCAACCAGTAGTGGCACCACCTATTCCTGCACCAACTGTGGTGGTTCCATCAATCGCAGCTCCTGTTGGCTTGCCTGCAGGAACGACTGATGTTGCATTGCAACTTTTTAAAGATCTGTTGGCGTTATCGATTGATGATCAAACAACACTTGAAAATAAAAATCAGCAAAAAGATAGAACTCTGACCATCCTTAAAGTGTTACTTGGTCTTGCCACCATTGCAGCTACCACCGTTTCTACGGTTTTGCCGATAGTTAAATGTTAATAGTTGGTGATAAAAAACTATTTTTTTTTCGTGCAGTCGTGTGATCCATTTTTTTGAAAACCTAAGGTTTTCAATGCGTGGCGTACTTCAAAGAGTGGAAGGCCTATGATATTTGAATATGAACCATGTATCTCTTTGACAAACTGCATGCCAAACTCCTCAATAGTTACTGCTCCTGCGCAGTCCATGCTTTTCATAAAATCGATGCAAAAATCGATCTGTTCGTCCGGAATATCAATAATGTATTCTGATTTTACTACCTGAACAACGTGCTCAAGTATGCGCCATGCGTTATTAATGAACTGCTTTTTTTCAATGCAGAATGCGGTGTGTGCTGAGCATTTCTGACGGGCATTTTTGATCATCTGACGAGCTTCTTGGTGAGTTTTTGGTTTTCCTAAAATGTGGCCATGATAATCCAAACACATGGTATCGGCTGTCAAAACAAAAATAGTTGTACCTTGTTGGTAGCACTCAGGCAAAATGACACTGGCCATCTTTTGCAGTGCAATTTGGGTGACATATTTTTCGATTGGAATGTTTGTGGCAGGTAAAATTTCGTCAGCCGTCTGAAAAAGCTTTTTGAAAGGGATTTTTGATAGTTCCAAAAGCTTTTTGCGAGACTGCGAAGAGCTTGCCAAAAATAAAATAGAATTCTGCATGCTTTTTGTTCTGACAAATATTGGATATAATGGTTCAAGTATAGAGCGAAAAAAACAAAGAATGAAGGCTTTTTTTAAGAACCGCTTATTTTTGACATTAAGTTTCTGTTTGATATAATAAACATTATTATTTTTGTAAATTTTAGTATTTTGATATGTTCTTTGTATCTTTAAAAGGTAGTCTACAATGAAAATGTATTGGTATCTGATCTGTTTTGCGGTATTGCAAATACAAGCGGGTGAACTAGATCAGAAAGATAGAGTAGCGCGTGCGTGGACGAGGTCATTTTTTTGGTATCAATATCCAAGCTGGCAAACGAATGATGGCGAAATTCATTATTTTACAAAAGATGAATATGGCATTGATGCTATTCACTTTTACAATTGGCCTACCCCGACACAGAGGGCGGGGTACTATAAAAAGAGTGGCTATGTAAGAACCATTAAACAAGAGAAAAAACAGGTGTGGCAGGTACAATATTCAGATCAACTTTATAGATTTTTTGAACGATGTTCAGGTTTCGACGGTAGTTGGACTTTGCAACCTCTTCCCGCAGGAGTAAAAGCAGAATTTCCAGTTAAAACAATGGTAGCCGAATGGCTGGCAATTACAGTTGGTTTATGTGTGGTAGGTGGATTGCTGACTACCAAAGTGTTGTTGCAACGGCAATCTGTTACGCATCAGTAAAAAATTTTTAAAACTGCATCATAAAAAGAGAGAGCTGACACACATGTCAGCTCTCTCTTTTTACATAGTTATTGAATTTACAATAGTACCGTTAAATCAATTCTATTGCTTTCGTATTCGGTCGTAACATCTTCTGCATCAGTGCGATAGAGTTTTTCTGTAGCCTCTGCACTACCGTCTGGAAATAGGGTAAAGGTGACTTCAAGCTTTTTAACTTCAGGATTGGTACGTGCATAAAGTTCTGCAAATTCTACCCATTGTGTTTCGCCTTCAAGTTTTCTGTAAACTTTGACGAGGTTTCTGAATGGAGATTTATTTGTTTTAAGGAGTGTTAACTGTTTTTGTACTGCTTCAGGAATAGTGATATTGTTCGTTTTTCCATGAATTGAAAATGAGACAAGTAAAAGTTCTATTTTTTTGTCTTGCATGGTGCCTTCAGTTGGTTGAAAGCTGAAATGTTTCATTTTTCCAACAGCAGGATATTTGATTGTGACTTTTTGGGCTGAGGTGACGCGGCCTAAATCTTTTGTTTCATAATCAGTCATTTTCCAGTCAACGCGATCTTTATAACTATTTAACATATCTATTGCGGATTCTAAAAGTCCGCCTTCACTGTCGCCACCGTGACAGCTTGCATTTTGATTGCTTCCTTGTACCTGATTACCGGCAATAATATTACTACAAACATTGGAATCTCTGCCTGATGGCATTGTTGTTTGAACAATGCATACCATAATGGCAAGCGATCTATATATCTTGTTATAGTTCATTGATATTCTCCTTTAATTTAGTAGTTTCTTGAGAGATCTATAATCATATCTATGATTTTTCCATCTTTAGTTTTTGTTTTTGCAGACAATAAGCCTGCATCACTTAGTTCTGCAAAGCCTTTTGTTTCAGTTGCGGCAATACTGAATGTTCCCACTTCGACCCATTCTGCAAGTGGATTCATCCATTTACCAAATCGGCGATATACCTTTAAAATCGATCCTAACTTACCGTTGGCAAATTCTTTTTTTATAGTTTTTAGATCTGCCGCAACAGAAAGAGGAATGCTTTTATCAAGCTCTTTGGTGTATTGAGGGTCGAAAAAAACAAACAAGATCTGAATTTTTTCGTCTGATTTGTTGCCATTGGTTGGCGTAAAGGTATAGAGACGCTTGAAAAAACCATTTTCAAAAAACGATTGCTGTGGAAAGTCAAGGATGATCTTTTTTGATGTTGTAATTTTATTCAGTCCAATCAGTTCAACGTCATCAGTTTTCCATACAAATGTTTGACCAGTACTGTTAATGGTAAACTGTTCACAGTTTATATTCTCACCCGTACAGGTATTTGCTGAATTATTGACTACGTTAGAACCAGGGTATAATGAATGTATTACAAGGCATATTCCAGCAAGGTACGGTTTATACGTTCTTTTCATTTTCTATAACCCTTTTTAATATGTTTTAAAAAGCTCTAAAACGATTTTTTTCGAGTTCCCATTCAGATCAATCGTTTCTGCCATAACAAGCCCCTCTGGTGAAAGTTCAAGAGAGGTTGCACTACTGGTTTGTGGAATGATAAGATCGGCAACATCTGTCCATTCAGAAGAATCATTGCTACGACTGGAAATTTGGCGATATACTTTGACAATCGAATATTCATCTGACATTGCAACTTT contains these protein-coding regions:
- a CDS encoding Maf family protein, with product MQNSILFLASSSQSRKKLLELSKIPFKKLFQTADEILPATNIPIEKYVTQIALQKMASVILPECYQQGTTIFVLTADTMCLDYHGHILGKPKTHQEARQMIKNARQKCSAHTAFCIEKKQFINNAWRILEHVVQVVKSEYIIDIPDEQIDFCIDFMKSMDCAGAVTIEEFGMQFVKEIHGSYSNIIGLPLFEVRHALKTLGFQKNGSHDCTKKK